The proteins below come from a single Aegilops tauschii subsp. strangulata cultivar AL8/78 chromosome 6, Aet v6.0, whole genome shotgun sequence genomic window:
- the LOC109767320 gene encoding uncharacterized protein: MSRLQPRSSRANELLDEFKYHLGSGTLWPELAHQLFDELLRQPVPVSARALNGLFAALADAPPSANCADGPALAINLFNRHRISPNIYTYNILIECCHRACRPDLGPAFFGRLLKTGITMSVITYNSLFKCLCDMKRTEEASDVLLHRMPDDLPDVISYSVILKSFCDSGRSQRALDLLRVMAKKGGDYSPNVISYNMVMDGFFKEGEVSKARVLFHEMIQQGVVPTEVTYSSIINALCKARAMDKAEVILRHMVRSGVQPHDRIYNTLIHGFLTSGQLKEAFRLLKLMTSQGVMPSVVTYNSLMTYLCKNGRFKEAVELFYSMAVKGQKPSVVSYSIILHGYAIEGSLVKMIDLCELMARDGVVPNLHCFNILINAYAKYGMMDVAMLFFEDMLKQGVKPNEFTYLTVISAFCKMGRMDDAMEKFSEMINMGVPLDTEVYMCMVEGYLNLGDSMKAKEFITKMKNRDVHHRPRKGN, encoded by the coding sequence ATGTCACGCCTCCAGCCCCGCTCCTCACGCGCCAACGAGCTGCTAGACGAATTCAAATATCATCTGGGCTCCGGGACGCTCTGGCCGGAGCTCGCGCACCAACTGTTCGACGAATTGCTGCGCCAACCCGTCCCGGTTTCAGCGCGCGCACTCAACGGCTTGTTTGCTGCCCTCGCGGATGCGCCGCCCTCGGCCAACTGCGCAGATGGCCCTGCCCTAGCcatcaatctcttcaaccgccACCGGATATCACCTAACATTTACACCTACAACATACTAATTGAGTGCTGCCACAGAGCATGCCGCCCAGACCTAGGGCCTGCCTTCTTCGGCCGCCTCCTCAAGACAGGCATCACAATGAGCGTCATTACCTACAACAGCTTATTCAAGTGCCTCTGTGACATGAAGCGCACGGAGGAGGCTTCCGACGTGCTGCTCCACAGGATGCCTGACGACCTGCCTGATGTCATCTCCTACTCAGTAATTCTCAAGAGTTTCTGCGACAGTGGGAGGAGCCAGCGTGCGCTTGACCTGCTCCGGGTGATGGCCAAAAAAGGTGGTGACTACTCTCCCAACGTGATTTCATACAACATGGTAATGGATGGCTTTTTTAAGGAGGGTGAAGTAAGCAAAGCACGTGTTCTATTCCACGAAATGATACAACAGGGGGTTGTGCCTACTGAGGTGACATATAGCTCCATAATCAATGCGCTATGCAAAGCAAGAGCAATGGATAAGGCGGAGGTGATCCTTCGACATATGGTTCGTAGTGGTGTCCAACCACATGATAGGATATATAATACCCTGATCCATGGATTTTTAACTTCAGGTCAGCTGAAAGAAGCCTTTAGGCTGTTGAAACTGATGACAAGCCAAGGTGTTATGCCAAGCGTTGTTACCTACAACTCACTCATGACCTACCTTTGCAAGAATGGAAGATTCAAGGAAGCTGTAGAACTTTTTTATTCAATGGCTGTGAAGGGCCAAAAACCTAGTGTCGTCTCATACTCTATAATACTCCATGGGTACGCTATAGAAGGATCCCTTGTTAAAATGATTGATCTCTGTGAGCTGATGGCAAGAGACGGAGTTGTACCTAACCTCCATTGTTTCAACATACTGATTAATGCGTATGCTAAGTATGGCATGATGGACGTGGCCATGCTTTTCTTCGAAGACATGTTGAAGCAGGGTGTGAAGCCTAATGAATTCACTTATTTAACTGTGATATCTGCGTTTTGCAAGATGGGCAGGATGGATGATGCGATGGAAAAATTCAGTGAGATGATTAATATGGGAGTACCACTTGACACAGAAGTTTACATGTGCATGGTTGAGGGTTATTTGAATCTTGGCGATTCCATGAAAGCCAAGGAATTTATTACCAAAATGAAGAACAGGGATGTTCATCATAGGCCACGGAAAGGTAATTGA